One genomic window of Conger conger chromosome 7, fConCon1.1, whole genome shotgun sequence includes the following:
- the LOC133133357 gene encoding uncharacterized protein LOC133133357 has protein sequence MSWAEDDKMGPRRPCLQSHSKPVNNSSYRMYHGTTKEAAESIKRNGFSPSEDGMLGPGVYVSRDIQKASRYPLDVADRDRRVLELDVDVGRVKKIDRQGHPQQKTWHDTGYDTAWVPPKCGMVRSGLEEDCVRDPSRIKVTKVIKPKSKYKGRRMSVCLQSHSEPTNNSCYTMYHGTSKEAAENIMRNGFTPSKDGMLGRGVYLSRDIQKASRYPLNVAEGDRRVLELKVNVGRVKKIDYQGHPLQKTWHDAGYNTAWVPPNCGMVPSGLEEDCIWNPCRIKVIRVIEPEPSWGYSNTVRMFCRSDFVFLQCKGRRMYWAEDDNMCPRPPCLESYSEPANNSTYIMYHGTSKEAAESIRCYGFSPSKDGMLGRGVYVSRDLQKASRYPLNVAEGDRRVLVLKVNVGRVKKIDRKGHPLQKTWHAAGYDTAWVPPNCGMVPSGLEEDCVWDPCRINVISIIKPIPQPHMGCGCGSGYYQ, from the exons ATGTCCTGGGCTGAAGATGACAAAATGGGCCCTAGGCGTCCCTGCCTGCAGAGCCACTCCAAGCCTGTCAACAACTCATCCTACCGCATGTACCACGGCACCACCAAGGAGGCTGCCGAAAGCATCAAGCGGAACGGCTTCTCTCCCTCAGAGGACGGCATGCTGGGGCCCGGCGTGTACGTCAGCCGCGACATCCAGAAAGCCAGCCGCTACCCCCTGGACGTGGCCGACCGTGACCGCAGGGTCCTGGAGCTCGACGTGGATGTGGGAAGGGTGAAGAAGATTGACCGCCAGGGGCACCCCCAGCAGAAGACCTGGCACGACACTGGCTATGACACGGCCTGGGTGCCCCCTAAATGTGGCATGGTGCGCAGTGGTCTGGAGGAGGACTGTGTCCGGGACCCCAGTAGGATCAAAGTCACCAAGGTTATCAAACCCAAATCCAAA TATAAAGGGAGAAGAATGTCTGTTTGCCTGCAGAGCCACTCCGAGCCAACCAACAACTCATGCTACACCATGTACCACGGCACCAGCAAGGAGGCTGCTGAAAACATCATGAGGAACGGCTTCACTCCCTCGAAGGACGGCATGCTGGGGCGCGGCGTCTACCTCAGCCGTGACATCCAGAAAGCCAGCCGCTACCCCCTGAATGTAGCCGAAGGGGACCGCAGGGTCCTGGAGCTCAAAGTGAATGTGGGGAGGGTGAAGAAGATTGACTACCAGGGGCACCCCCTGCAGAAGACCTGGCACGACGCTGGCTATAACACAGCCTGGGTGCCCCCTAATTGTGGCATGGTGCCCAGTGGTCTGGAGGAGGACTGTATCTGGAATCCCTGTAGAATCAAGGTCATCAGGGTTATTGAACCAGAACCATCCTGGGGCTACT CCAACACCGTGCGTATGTTCTGCAGATCTGATTtcgtttttttacagtgtaaagggAGAAGAATGTACTGGGCTGAAGATGACAACATGTGCCCTCGGCCTCCTTGCCTGGAGAGTTACTCTGAGCCTGCCAACAACTCAACCTACATCATGTACCACGGCACCAGCAAGGAGGCTGCCGAAAGCATCAGGTGTTATGGCTTCTCTCCCTCGAAGGATGGCATGCTGGGGCGTGGTGTGTACGTCAGCCGTGACCTCCAGAAAGCCAGCCGCTACCCCCTGAATGTAGCCGAAGGGGACCGCAGGGTCCTAGTGCTCAAAGTGAATGTGGGGAGGGTGAAGAAGATTGACCGCAAGGGGCACCCCCTGCAGAAGACCTGGCATGCAGCAGGCTATGACACGGCCTGGGTGCCCCCTAACTGTGGCATGGTGCCCAGTGGTCTGGAGGAGGACTGTGTCTGGGACCCCTGTAGGATCAATGTCATCAGTATTATCAAACCCATTCCACAGCCACATATGGGCTGTGGATGTGGAAGTGGTTACTACCAATAA